One Ranitomeya variabilis isolate aRanVar5 chromosome 5, aRanVar5.hap1, whole genome shotgun sequence DNA window includes the following coding sequences:
- the LOC143777050 gene encoding E3 ubiquitin-protein ligase TRIM39-like: MASADLRRELNCSICMDIYTDPVTLRCGHNFCRVCIDGLPDTEGGYGEYFCPECRTTFQRWPPLQKNITLCNVVEKVQSTQPYQEEITGICCTYCVDSPVPAVRSCLHCEASLCDNHLRVHSKGPEHVLTDPSISLETRKCSVHKELLKYYCTEDAACICVSCSLAGEHRGHRVEMLEEASEKKKEKLRNVLQKLIRKRKKTTERLQNQEEHKRKAKEKAAGEAKRITALFIDIRRRVDDLEKRVLSDISRREEDMSLSLSDVICQLEIKKDELSRKMRPIEELCNMTDPLTVLQEPDIGALCDSEGEGGDEDTGGHDGGDEDTGGHDGDDWGAELISHISHTLSAMIRDINVTFHVEGPADILLDVNTAANNLLISDDLKTATCTWNIQNRPETAERFQYIQVMSGRRFTSGRHYWDVEISGSVWWSVGMCYPSIDRRGDQSPIGNNNKSWGLYRGRVLNLCSVKHDNNEIPLPHQISSDRVRICLDYEAGQLSFYELCDPIRHLHTFTAAFSEPLHAVLCVYRGSIMILGSSYEE, encoded by the coding sequence ATGGCTTCTGCTGATCTTAGACGCGAACTGAACTGCTCCATCTGTATGGACATTTATACAGATCCTGTaaccctgagatgtggacacaacttctgccgggtctgtattgATGGGTTGCCGGACACAGAGGGCGGGTATGGAGAATATTTCTGTCCTGAATGTAGAACAACATTTCAGAGGTGGCCTCCACTACAGAAGAACATAACTCTGTGTAATGTAGTAGAGAAAGTCCAGTCTACTCAGCCATATCAGGAGGAGATCACtgggatctgctgcacttactgtgtggactccCCTGTACCCGCTGTTAGATCCTGTCTACACTGcgaggcttctctgtgtgataatCACCTGAGAGTTCACAGCAAAGGACCAGAACACGTCCTCACTGATCCCAGCATTTCTCTGGAGAccaggaaatgttctgtccataaaGAGCTCCTGAAGTATTACTGCACCGAGGACgctgcttgtatctgtgtgtcctgcagtttgGCCGGAGAACATCGGGGACACCGGGTGGAGATGCTGGAGGAGGCCTCAGAGAAGAAGAAAGAGAAACTGAGAAATGTTCTCCAGAAATTGATCAGAAAGAGGAAGAAAACTACGGAGAGACTCCAAAATCAGGAAGAGCACAAGAGAAAAGCTAAAGAAAAAGCAGCTGGAGAAGCCAAGAGAATCACTGCCCTGTTTATagacatcaggagacgggtggacgacctggagaagagAGTCCTGAGTGACATCTCCAGGCGGGAAGAGGACATGTCACTGTCACTGTCTGATGTGATATGtcagctggaaataaagaaggacgagctgtccaggaagatgaggcccattgaggagctgtgtaacatgacggatccactgactgtcttacaggaaccAGACATCGGTGCCTTGTGTGATTCTGAGGgggagggaggtgatgaggacacaggaggacatgatggaggtgatgaggacacagggggacatgatggagATGATTGGGGTGCGGAGCTGATctcacacatatcacacacattaTCTGCTATGATAAGAGATATAAATGTGACCTTCCATGTGGAGggtcctgcagacatattactggatgtaaacacggctgctaataatctccttatatcagacgacctgaaaactgcGACCTGTACATGGAATATACAGAATcgtccagaaacagcagagagattccagTATATTCAGGTGATGAGCGGGAGGagatttacctcaggacgacattactgggatgtggagatcAGTGGATCTGTATGgtggagtgtggggatgtgttaccCCAGTATAGACAGGAGAGGAGATCAGTCACCCATTGGAAATAATAACAAGTCCTGGGGTTTATATAGAGGGCGGGTGCTTAATCTCTGTTCAGTGAAACATGACAATAATGAGATCCCGTTACCTCACCAGATCTCCAGTGATAGAgtcaggatatgtctggattatgaggccgggcagttgtccttttatgagctgtgtgaccccatcagacacttacacaccttcactgccgcCTTCTCCGAGCCCCTTCATGCTGTGTTATGTGTATATAGAGGTTCTATAATGATATTGGGGAGCAGCTATGAGGAATGA